A single region of the Amia ocellicauda isolate fAmiCal2 chromosome 8, fAmiCal2.hap1, whole genome shotgun sequence genome encodes:
- the zmat1 gene encoding zinc finger matrin-type protein 1: MESKSPYIPQLVEILTPQSPNSPSSSASVVEAETNKNTQNTINSQSKGDPSPGGALSELFTDSFCKVCGVVLLSESQRVSHYQGKKHAQKVRLYLQMKKDQNGGGANNSEKSDFQNDGTVDKNRFCELCNMVFSSPVVAQSHYSGKIHTKKMKKLGLPLLTHTLLPAQTDKSHRTAVPPISLEAESAAPPCLGGERRSQQPGLSVEPEVDLSDINKYCQLCSASFNNPLMAQQHYGGKKHQRNEARRRMLQDMCEEEPDYDRHAVGMGTLTCPICSVTLNSVEVYQAHMQGNKHQVKETKVASLMKSTKKKVYDSFQDELADYIQVQKARGLLPKTVLAGLEGQQQQQQQQEEEEEEKEEEMRGAAGPGEEVLGSARSESMEQLQYLPGCPPLESWHLDGLQHPPPPPQSKPPWICGAGGLQPKTRLFRLDQGLPPGLPPVCTFGQPGSLLGQTWGPRGPPPFFWRDPFPPENGGLFVPCMRAQLPESFGARPCEGVLPAPPLELGCRPWPPHSQLGPNRDLGLSYTYREGCQEPDSLDSDCSDTSSSSTGEERRLRRKRKKKREHRSRGDSEEVDEEMGEDERRCKKRRKHEHRESHKREDRQRVKKVKVGEGRVEVKEKENKGKEEGGAEGGSQKPQDPAKEEKQRQKREKEGRAKHRKDKRKKKDKVDGRTEEEKLWDESIMGL; this comes from the exons ATGGAGTCGAAGAGTCCGTACATCCCGCAGCTAGTGGAGATACTTACACCGCAAAGTCCCAATAGCCCGAGCAGCTCGGCCTCTGTAGTAGAAGCCGAgactaataaaaacacacaaaacaccatTAATTCCCAGAGCAAAG GTGATCCGAGTCCTGGAGGAGCTCTAAGTGAGCTCTTCACAGACTCATTCTGCAAAGTGTGTGGCGTTGTGTTGCTGTCTGAGTCTCAGAGAGTATCTCACTATCAG GGGAAGAAACATGCTCAGAAGGTGAGGTTGTACCTGCAGATGAAAAAGGATCAGAATGGAGGTGGAGCCAACAACAGTGAAAAGAGTGACTTTCAG aaTGATGGCACAGTGGATAAGAACCGGTTCTGTGAGCTGTGCAACATGGTGTTTAGCTCTCCCGTGGTGGCCCAATCCCACTACTCCGGCAAAATACACACCAAGAAAATGAAGAAGCTTGGCCTACCACTCCTCACCCACACACTGCTGCCTGCACAGACAG ACAAGTCTCATCGTACCGCTGTCCCTCCCATATCTTTGGAGGCAGAGTCCGCAGCACCCCCCTGCTTGGGAGGGGAGCGGAGGAGCCAGCAGCCAGGGCTCAGTGTGGAGCCAGAAGTGGACCTCAGTGATATTAACAAGTACTGCCAGCTCTGCTCGGCCTCATTCAACAACCCCCTAATGGCCCAACAACATTACGGCGGCAAGAAGCACCAGCGCAATGAGGCACGGCGGCGCATGCTGCAGGACATGTGTGAAGAGGAGCCTGATTACGATAGACACG caGTGGGAATGGGGACCCTTACCTGCCCTATCTGCAGTGTGACCCTGAACTCTGTGGAAGTGTACCAGGCACACATGCAGGGAAACAAGCACCAGGTCAA AGAGACAAAGGTGGCCAGTTTGATGAAGAGCACCAAGAAGAAGGTGTATGACTCCTTCCAGGATGAGCTGGCTGACTACATTCAGGTGCAGAAGGCCCGGGGGCTGCTGCCCAAGACTGTACTGGCTGGATTGgaggggcagcagcagcagcagcagcagcaggaggaggaggaggaggagaaggaagagGAGATGAGGGGTGCTGCTGGGCCAGGGGAGGAGGTTTTGGGCTCAGCAAGAAGTGAGAGCATGGAGCAGCTGCAGTACCTACCCGGGTGCCCCCCCCTAGAAAGCTGGCACTTAGATGGTCTGCAACACCCCCCGCCACCTCCACAGAGCAAGCCCCCCTGGATTTGTGGTGCTGGGGGACTCCAGCCCAAGACCAGATTGTTCAGACTGGACCAGGGGCTACCTCCTGGGCTCCCTCCTGTCTGTACCTTTGGGCAGCCAGGGTCCCTGCTGGGGCAAACCTGGGGACCCCGAGGCCCTCCTCCATTCTTCTGGCGCGACCCTTTCCCTCCTGAGAATGGGGGCCTGTTTGTGCCATGTATGAGGGCCCAGCTGCCTGAGTCATTCGGGGCCAGGCCCTGTGAGGGGGTGCTCCCTGCTCCCCCCCTAGAGCTGGGCTGTAGACCCTGGCCCCCACACAGCCAACTGGGACCCAACAGAGATCTGGGCCTCTCTTACACATATCGAGAGGGCTGCCAGGAGCCCGACAGCCTGGACTCAGACTGCTCTGACACCAGCAGCAGCTCTACAGGGGAGGAAAGGAGgctgaggaggaagaggaagaaaaagagagagcatAGGTCTAGGGGGGACTCAGAGGAGGTGGACGAGGAGATGGGCGAGGATGAAAGGAGATGCAAAAAGAGGAGAAAACATGAGCACAGGGAGTCCCATAAGAGAGAGGACAGGCAGAGGGTGAAGAAGGTGAAGGTGGGGGAGGGAAGGGTGGAggtgaaagagaaagaaaacaagggGAAGGAGGAAGGAGGGGCAGAGGGGGGGAGCCAGAAACCACAGGACCCTGCAAAAGaggagaaacagagacagaagagggagaaagagggcaGGGCCAAACACAGGAAGGacaagaggaagaaaaaggaTAAGGTTGATGGCCGAACAGAGGAGGAGAAACTCTGGGATGAGTCCATCATGGGGCTGTGA
- the gnrh2 gene encoding progonadoliberin-2 gives MLSQGRLLLLLSVLLALSTKLSGAQHWSHGWYPGGKRELDSLQTAEVSEEIKLCEGGECSYLRPLRKNILKSLLVDALAREFQRKK, from the exons ATGCTGTCTCAGGGAAGACTTCTTCTGCTGCTGAGTGTGCTGCTGGCCCTCAGTACTAAGCTATCCGGAGCCCAGCACTGGTCACATGGCTGGTACCCTGGGGGAAAGAGGGAGCTGGACAGCCTGCAGACCGCAGAG GTGTCTGAGGAGATTAAGCTATGTGAGGGGGGGGAGTGCAGCTACCTGAGACCCCTGAGAAAGAACATCCTGAAGAGCCTGCTG GTTGATGCGCTGGCCAGGGAGTTCCAAAGGAAGAAGTGA